The Niastella koreensis GR20-10 genome includes a window with the following:
- a CDS encoding RagB/SusD family nutrient uptake outer membrane protein, with amino-acid sequence MRAIKKSLFLFAVVLLAAGITGCKKLFDVKPEQALDKDEVYQNVYDADAAVLGLYGKFLSLAKQYVVLNELRADLMDVTMNVDDALKQINEHTVTEDNPYADPRPFFEIILNCNDVLKNFDIMRAGKKFKEDEYRQRYSDVAALRSWVYLQAGILYGNVPYITTPLATVDQVKNDNNFPRLDLKTLVDSLVKTTEAMPFKDIYPAGTSLITMVDGYNTAKFFINKKCLLGDLYLWRSAFTGSSDDARKAAQNYKDVMETGGTDPDMYRVKYAEVISNDDVAVGYWNDGRISQYDENRLIDVNTTGWRSIFARSQDLRYNQEWIWMLYFDKGFSPANPFINLFSNRGGSYLLKPSMAAISNWNSQVQSDNNFPYDARGKLTYKMLDGQPVITKYLYNYLSEDKLVPVNMLEKPGKWFLYRAAQLHLRYSEAANRDGRHRIAYALVHNGIQANFDSNPGAGTARDVTNTEQTFDAYPYNFDARMGDYPSYRAPWHRNAGVRGRAHLKSDPLPAGDSTLLIEDRIINESALELAFEGSRWQDLLRLAIRRNDPAFLAARVASKFEKAGNAGMAATVKTKLMNPANWFLPFKWK; translated from the coding sequence ATGAGAGCCATAAAAAAATCCCTTTTTCTTTTTGCGGTCGTGCTCCTGGCAGCCGGTATAACGGGTTGTAAAAAACTGTTTGATGTAAAACCAGAGCAGGCGCTCGATAAAGACGAGGTATACCAGAACGTGTACGATGCCGATGCCGCGGTATTGGGGTTGTACGGCAAATTCCTTTCCCTGGCCAAACAATACGTGGTATTGAACGAATTGCGGGCCGACCTGATGGATGTGACCATGAATGTAGACGATGCGTTGAAGCAGATCAACGAACATACGGTTACCGAAGACAATCCCTATGCCGATCCCCGCCCCTTTTTCGAGATCATCCTCAACTGCAATGACGTACTGAAAAATTTCGACATCATGCGGGCCGGGAAGAAATTTAAAGAAGATGAATACCGCCAGCGGTACTCCGATGTGGCCGCCCTGCGTTCGTGGGTATATTTACAGGCCGGTATTTTGTATGGCAATGTTCCCTACATTACCACGCCACTGGCTACGGTAGACCAGGTAAAGAATGACAACAACTTTCCCCGCCTCGATCTGAAAACGCTGGTGGATAGCCTGGTAAAAACAACCGAGGCCATGCCGTTTAAAGACATCTACCCTGCAGGCACCAGTTTGATCACCATGGTGGATGGCTACAATACCGCCAAATTCTTCATCAACAAAAAATGCCTGTTGGGCGATCTGTACCTCTGGCGTTCGGCCTTCACCGGTTCTTCGGATGATGCCAGGAAAGCGGCGCAGAATTATAAAGATGTGATGGAAACCGGCGGAACCGACCCGGATATGTACCGCGTAAAATATGCCGAGGTGATCAGTAACGACGATGTGGCCGTGGGTTACTGGAACGATGGCCGTATTTCCCAGTATGATGAGAACAGGCTGATAGATGTGAACACAACCGGCTGGCGTTCTATTTTTGCCCGCAGCCAGGACCTCAGGTATAACCAGGAATGGATCTGGATGTTGTATTTCGATAAAGGGTTCTCCCCCGCCAATCCGTTTATTAATTTGTTCAGCAACCGCGGCGGCAGTTACCTGTTAAAACCCAGCATGGCCGCCATCAGCAACTGGAACAGCCAGGTACAATCGGACAACAACTTCCCTTATGATGCAAGAGGCAAACTAACGTACAAGATGCTGGACGGCCAGCCGGTGATCACCAAGTACCTGTACAATTACCTGAGTGAAGACAAACTGGTGCCGGTAAATATGCTCGAAAAGCCGGGCAAGTGGTTCTTATACCGGGCTGCGCAATTACATTTGCGGTATTCGGAAGCAGCCAACCGCGATGGCCGTCACCGCATCGCCTATGCGCTGGTGCATAATGGCATTCAGGCCAACTTCGATAGCAACCCCGGCGCCGGTACGGCCCGCGACGTTACCAATACCGAACAAACTTTTGATGCGTACCCCTATAACTTCGATGCCCGCATGGGCGATTATCCATCTTACCGGGCGCCCTGGCACCGCAATGCCGGCGTACGCGGCAGGGCCCATTTAAAATCAGATCCGTTACCGGCAGGCGACAGCACGCTGCTGATCGAAGACCGGATCATCAACGAATCGGCGTTGGAGCTGGCGTTTGAAGGCAGCCGCTGGCAGGACCTGCTGCGCCTGGCCATCCGGAGAAATGATCCCGCCTTCCTGGCTGCACGTGTAGCGTCAAAATTTGAAAAGGCAGGCAATGCCGGCATGGCCGCTACTGTAAAAACAAAATTGATGAACCCGGCTAATTGGTTCTTACCCTTTAAATGGAAATAA
- a CDS encoding SusC/RagA family TonB-linked outer membrane protein: protein MKLTTAITKTVSLAVLATLIGSQLAAQQVTGDSTRPAIAEDTTIIVLRKPTRADSMGVMASGVILDAGTRKPLPGINISIPDFSAAISDEKGRFSIKVPSYSSTLLISAPGFQSKEAPLRGNTAVTVQLYDENFDSYYDEAVTPAGVITRNRITSAFTTTNTQGAWPRNQETPENYLQGNANGLNIIRRSGTPNIGSNLFMRGMSSLFATNRPLIVVDGMIYETNDFGGSIINNFYSNPLNLIDIKDIDNITVIKDGASLYGTKGANGVIMITTAKARELATKIDVGVYTGMNFAPKNIPVMNAAQFRPYLSDILQSQGMTEDGVSKQPYMTDDPNNPNYYATHYNTNWQDAIYKNSLSQNIYLRVTGGDNIARYALSMGYVKNNGVIKNTGLVRYNTRLNADLNLSKRLNLNSNLSFTYGEQNTQHLGLNTRINPVYVALVKSPFLPIQEVDKDGAESPNLADVDTLGMSNPVQLVNHVLAVNKSYRFFGSLNFSYLINNNLTLQALFGLTQDKVRENFFIPRKGISNDTLQAAIADSRSGSQAKRLFAVYNDTRLRYKKTFNLVHDVEVLAGLRYHQQSQEQDVGYGYNSATDELVNVGYSIPSLRKVGGDIGKNRWLNTYLNVNYGFNDKFFLTAAVSADASSRFGHEIPGALTIGGNKFSLLPALQAAWLVSSEAFMKKAPAISLLKLRAGYSLTGNDDIGNYTARQNYVSQNLLGMEGLVRGNFADPQLQWEVNKKLNLGIDLGFLHDRLRISADVYENRTDKMVVLEKAPTASGLEYLASNSGGMKTRGVEAMVSGRILNRPLLKWDVSAGIAVYRNQLTQLPDNRIVTPFADGYILSEVGKAANLFYGYKTHGVYSTDQQAAAAGLSTKPVNQPVTAFKGGDIAFEDYNGDKLINDQDRQVIGNPNPDFTGMFSSSLSWRRFSVDALFTFSVGNDVYNYMRAQLEAGDSYNNQLPSLVNRWRAQGQVTNVPKAVYGDPMGNSRFSDRWIEDGSYLRLRSLSISYNVRIKPAFIKYLTVYASGTNLLTFTKYLGYDPEFSATGSVLGQGVDIGLEPQFRSVQTGVRIGL, encoded by the coding sequence ATGAAGCTCACAACTGCAATAACCAAAACGGTTTCCCTGGCTGTCCTGGCTACTTTGATTGGTAGTCAACTGGCGGCGCAGCAGGTAACCGGCGATAGTACCCGGCCAGCTATCGCAGAGGACACTACGATCATTGTGCTTAGAAAACCAACCCGTGCAGATTCCATGGGGGTGATGGCCTCCGGTGTTATCCTGGATGCAGGCACCCGCAAACCATTACCCGGCATCAATATTTCGATCCCTGATTTTTCGGCCGCCATCTCCGATGAAAAAGGCCGGTTCAGCATAAAAGTGCCATCGTATTCAAGCACCCTGCTCATCTCGGCCCCCGGCTTTCAGTCGAAGGAAGCACCCTTACGCGGCAACACCGCCGTAACGGTGCAGCTGTACGATGAGAATTTTGATTCTTATTATGACGAAGCAGTAACCCCGGCAGGTGTAATAACCAGGAACCGGATCACATCGGCGTTTACCACTACCAATACCCAGGGCGCGTGGCCACGCAACCAGGAAACCCCCGAGAATTATTTACAGGGCAATGCCAATGGCTTAAATATCATCCGCCGCTCCGGCACGCCCAATATCGGCAGCAACCTGTTTATGCGCGGTATGTCGTCGTTATTCGCCACCAACCGGCCCCTGATCGTAGTAGACGGGATGATCTATGAAACAAATGACTTCGGCGGTTCCATCATCAATAATTTCTATTCAAATCCGCTGAACCTGATCGATATAAAAGATATCGACAACATTACGGTGATCAAAGATGGCGCTTCGCTGTATGGCACTAAAGGCGCCAATGGCGTAATTATGATCACCACGGCCAAGGCCAGGGAACTGGCTACTAAAATTGATGTGGGCGTTTACACCGGCATGAACTTCGCCCCTAAAAACATCCCGGTAATGAACGCGGCGCAGTTCAGGCCCTATCTTTCGGACATCCTGCAATCGCAGGGCATGACGGAAGACGGAGTGAGCAAACAACCCTATATGACCGACGATCCCAATAACCCGAATTATTATGCCACGCACTATAATACCAACTGGCAGGATGCGATCTACAAAAACAGCCTGTCGCAAAACATTTACCTGCGGGTGACCGGCGGCGATAACATTGCCCGGTATGCCTTGTCCATGGGATATGTAAAAAACAACGGGGTTATAAAAAATACCGGCCTGGTGCGTTACAACACCCGGTTAAATGCCGATCTGAATCTGAGCAAGCGCCTCAACCTGAACAGTAATTTATCCTTTACCTACGGCGAACAGAATACCCAGCACCTGGGTTTGAACACGCGGATTAACCCGGTGTATGTGGCCCTGGTAAAATCACCCTTTCTGCCCATCCAGGAAGTAGATAAAGACGGCGCCGAAAGCCCCAACCTGGCCGATGTGGACACCCTGGGCATGAGTAACCCCGTGCAGCTGGTAAACCATGTACTGGCAGTAAACAAAAGCTATCGCTTTTTTGGTTCGCTGAATTTCAGTTACCTCATCAATAATAATCTTACCCTGCAGGCATTGTTTGGCCTTACCCAGGATAAGGTGCGGGAAAACTTTTTTATTCCGCGCAAAGGCATCAGCAACGATACGCTGCAGGCAGCCATTGCCGATAGCCGTTCGGGCAGCCAGGCCAAACGCCTCTTTGCCGTGTACAACGATACCCGGCTCCGTTATAAAAAAACATTCAACCTGGTGCACGATGTGGAAGTGCTGGCCGGTTTACGCTACCATCAGCAAAGCCAGGAGCAGGACGTTGGCTATGGCTACAACTCAGCCACCGACGAACTGGTGAATGTAGGGTATAGTATTCCCAGCCTGCGTAAAGTGGGTGGCGATATTGGCAAGAACCGCTGGCTGAATACCTACCTCAATGTCAACTACGGGTTCAATGATAAATTCTTCCTTACAGCAGCCGTATCGGCCGATGCGTCTTCCCGCTTTGGTCATGAAATTCCCGGAGCGCTTACCATCGGCGGCAACAAATTTTCGCTGCTGCCGGCGCTGCAGGCCGCCTGGCTGGTTTCGTCCGAAGCCTTTATGAAAAAGGCGCCGGCAATCAGCCTGTTGAAACTGCGCGCCGGGTATAGCCTTACGGGTAACGACGATATCGGGAATTACACCGCCCGTCAAAACTATGTATCGCAAAACCTGCTGGGCATGGAAGGACTGGTACGCGGCAATTTTGCGGATCCGCAATTGCAATGGGAAGTAAATAAAAAGCTGAACCTGGGCATCGACCTCGGTTTCCTGCACGATCGCTTACGCATCAGTGCAGACGTATATGAAAACCGCACCGATAAAATGGTGGTGCTGGAAAAAGCGCCTACTGCTTCCGGTCTTGAATACCTGGCCAGCAACAGCGGAGGCATGAAAACCCGGGGGGTTGAAGCTATGGTAAGCGGCCGCATCCTCAACCGCCCCCTGTTGAAATGGGATGTAAGCGCCGGTATTGCGGTGTACCGCAACCAGCTCACCCAACTGCCCGACAACCGCATTGTAACGCCATTTGCCGATGGGTACATCCTGAGCGAAGTGGGCAAAGCCGCCAACCTGTTTTATGGTTATAAAACGCATGGCGTGTACAGCACCGACCAGCAAGCCGCCGCAGCGGGGTTATCAACCAAACCGGTTAACCAGCCGGTTACCGCTTTCAAAGGCGGCGACATCGCATTTGAAGATTACAATGGCGATAAGCTCATCAACGACCAGGATAGGCAGGTGATCGGCAACCCCAACCCCGATTTTACCGGTATGTTCAGCAGCAGCCTTTCCTGGCGCCGGTTCTCGGTGGATGCGTTGTTCACGTTCAGCGTGGGTAATGATGTATACAACTATATGCGGGCGCAGCTGGAAGCGGGCGACAGCTACAACAACCAGCTACCCAGCCTAGTTAACCGCTGGCGCGCACAGGGGCAGGTTACCAACGTGCCCAAAGCCGTGTATGGCGATCCCATGGGCAACAGCCGGTTCAGCGACCGCTGGATCGAAGATGGGTCGTACCTGCGGTTAAGAAGTTTGTCTATCTCTTATAACGTACGCATAAAACCGGCCTTCATCAAGTATTTAACGGTATATGCATCCGGTACCAATTTGCTCACTTTTACCAAATACCTGGGCTATGATCCCGAGTTCAGCGCTACCGGATCGGTATTGGGTCAGGGGGTTGATATTGGCCTGGAACCCCAGTTCAGAAGCGTGCAGACAGGCGTAAGGATAGGTTTGTAA
- a CDS encoding fasciclin domain-containing protein: protein MLTKNKLIAFVVFLWSASQLSCTRKWDDHNKINNSDLTQNLYQKIAADPSLRLFAGYLVKTGYADTLQLNRSFTVWAPNDDALKTIDATISNDDKKLKQFVAHHIAHLAYYSDQLQAGAQRLPLIDGKYVIVKPTSFEEAPIYDKDGLASNGVLNTITAAAAPALNCWEIIDSLKTGGNNMARFLRDFVKSKRDTTNAVVIGIDPTTGAPIYKPGTDTVKIPVFLDSVYNVNNEAKQYTVFLMNNTTWDKERAKLDTFFKTSTVDSTVSWARFCTARDMAIEGAYSPDQLPTQIQSKFGTVVPINKSAILASYRTSNGYVYVLSDMNVSVPARIRPFVIQGENYLGTSNGSRTPIYLRTLINPNNGQTFSDLYAYNHGVNKWYVRYQLRDVYSTRYRVYWATYNNRWNNTLNQRLALGTADDKTFAYRNVPYNVYTEDYIGDYIVTGYTNGLLDLYLVSADIAPSSSNQNQNSLFLDYIRLEPVVQ, encoded by the coding sequence ATGCTGACAAAAAACAAACTGATTGCTTTTGTAGTGTTTCTGTGGAGCGCTTCACAACTATCCTGTACCCGTAAGTGGGACGATCACAATAAAATAAACAATTCAGACCTTACCCAAAACCTGTATCAGAAAATCGCGGCAGACCCTTCATTGCGTCTATTCGCCGGTTACCTGGTAAAAACTGGTTATGCCGATACGTTACAATTAAACAGATCATTTACGGTTTGGGCGCCTAATGATGATGCGTTGAAGACCATAGATGCCACCATCAGCAACGATGATAAAAAATTAAAACAGTTTGTGGCCCATCACATTGCCCATTTAGCTTATTACAGCGATCAGTTACAGGCAGGCGCTCAGCGTTTGCCCCTCATAGATGGCAAGTACGTTATAGTAAAACCTACTTCTTTTGAAGAGGCGCCCATCTACGACAAAGACGGACTGGCTTCCAATGGCGTGTTAAATACCATCACGGCAGCCGCTGCCCCGGCGTTGAATTGCTGGGAAATTATCGACAGCTTAAAAACTGGCGGCAATAACATGGCCAGGTTTCTGCGGGATTTTGTAAAGAGTAAACGCGATACCACCAATGCCGTTGTAATCGGCATTGACCCCACCACCGGCGCCCCCATTTACAAACCGGGTACCGACACAGTGAAGATCCCGGTGTTCCTTGACAGTGTATACAATGTAAACAACGAAGCAAAACAGTATACGGTGTTTTTGATGAACAATACCACCTGGGATAAAGAAAGGGCCAAGCTGGATACGTTCTTCAAAACATCAACGGTGGATTCTACCGTATCCTGGGCGCGTTTTTGTACGGCCAGGGATATGGCCATCGAGGGCGCTTATTCCCCCGATCAGTTACCCACCCAGATCCAGTCGAAATTCGGCACCGTGGTGCCCATCAATAAATCGGCTATCCTGGCCAGCTACCGTACCAGCAACGGGTATGTGTATGTATTGAGCGATATGAATGTATCGGTACCGGCGCGCATCCGGCCCTTTGTGATCCAGGGCGAAAATTACCTGGGCACCAGCAACGGGTCAAGAACGCCCATTTACCTGCGCACGTTGATTAATCCCAACAACGGCCAAACCTTCAGCGATCTGTATGCTTACAACCATGGCGTAAACAAATGGTATGTGCGGTACCAGCTCCGTGATGTATACTCCACCAGGTACAGGGTATACTGGGCTACCTACAATAACCGCTGGAACAATACCCTGAACCAGCGCCTGGCCCTGGGCACGGCAGACGATAAAACATTTGCTTATAGAAATGTGCCCTACAATGTATACACCGAAGACTATATAGGTGATTATATCGTAACCGGCTATACCAACGGGCTGCTCGATCTGTACCTGGTAAGTGCCGACATAGCGCCCAGTTCAAGCAACCAGAATCAAAATTCCCTGTTCCTCGATTACATCCGGCTGGAACCGGTTGTTCAATAA
- a CDS encoding fasciclin domain-containing protein, translating into MKKLIKPLATAIVFTLILVGLSQCKKLNIATLTTDDTNLVGYLQKYPDTYSEFIKVLEKSGTASYMNAYGTYTLFAPTNDAMKSYLQEIGKTSIDEISVDDLKTMVKYHVLGDTISTPSFTDGKLPVPTMHGEYLITSVNNENGVSRYIVNRRAIILQPNIHTGNGILHSIDHVLIPSSKTLYQKLKENNNYSLFVEALDATGVGAAIQKLTYKNDTTPNWYTVLAQSNAVFAAQNIFTLNDLKAKYTKPGANITDPKDSLNMYMAYHILTGLKFTADLVMSPSHETLVPQEVITTVLKGENVLVNYETTNGVTDSALVNRPYSDIACINGVLHDLNNNLYIKVRYPTAVYWDVCEQPEIMKLTSIFRKGGKSVTFQVGDLKDVTWPAGTVDYLCNNPGAKDLFYWNDRLGLSYLKTTAGQMNWIEFTTPLIIKGRYKVWVCWRSNNANTGLGMQTWVDGVLLPRTFSFGDYNYGKTLTEDQVRAQGWKRYYVGASTADHMASKLLGTVEILTTGRHKIRFVTTEVSPKTSASWLDMIHFIPETQDQYSPKFATDGSLVY; encoded by the coding sequence ATGAAAAAATTAATCAAGCCCCTTGCAACGGCTATCGTTTTCACCCTTATTTTAGTTGGTTTGTCGCAATGTAAAAAACTGAACATTGCCACGCTCACCACCGACGATACCAACCTGGTGGGTTACCTGCAAAAGTACCCGGACACTTACTCCGAGTTCATTAAAGTACTGGAGAAATCGGGTACGGCTTCGTATATGAATGCCTATGGCACCTATACCCTGTTTGCCCCCACCAACGATGCCATGAAAAGCTACCTGCAGGAAATTGGTAAAACCTCCATCGATGAGATCAGTGTAGATGATCTGAAGACGATGGTAAAGTATCACGTGTTGGGAGACACTATTTCCACTCCTTCTTTTACCGATGGTAAATTACCGGTGCCCACCATGCACGGGGAATATCTTATTACCAGTGTGAATAATGAGAACGGCGTTTCGCGGTACATCGTTAACCGGCGCGCCATCATATTGCAGCCTAACATTCATACCGGCAACGGCATCCTGCATTCCATAGACCATGTACTGATCCCCAGCAGTAAAACGCTGTACCAGAAATTAAAAGAGAACAACAACTACTCGCTTTTTGTGGAAGCGCTCGATGCCACCGGTGTAGGCGCCGCCATTCAAAAGCTGACCTATAAAAACGACACCACCCCCAACTGGTATACGGTGCTGGCCCAGTCCAATGCCGTTTTTGCCGCCCAGAACATTTTCACCCTCAACGACCTGAAAGCAAAATATACCAAACCGGGCGCCAACATCACCGACCCTAAGGACAGTTTGAACATGTACATGGCGTATCATATTCTCACCGGGCTTAAATTCACCGCCGACCTGGTGATGTCGCCTTCCCATGAAACCCTGGTGCCGCAGGAAGTAATTACCACGGTATTAAAAGGCGAGAATGTACTGGTGAACTATGAAACCACCAACGGCGTAACAGACAGCGCCCTGGTAAACAGGCCATACAGCGATATAGCCTGTATCAACGGCGTACTGCACGACCTGAATAATAACCTGTACATAAAAGTGAGGTATCCCACAGCAGTATACTGGGATGTGTGTGAACAACCCGAGATCATGAAACTGACTTCCATTTTCAGAAAAGGCGGCAAAAGCGTCACCTTCCAGGTGGGCGATCTGAAAGATGTTACCTGGCCCGCAGGTACCGTTGATTATTTGTGTAACAACCCCGGCGCCAAAGACCTTTTCTACTGGAACGACCGGCTTGGGTTAAGCTATTTAAAAACAACCGCCGGCCAGATGAACTGGATCGAATTTACCACGCCCCTGATCATCAAAGGCCGGTACAAAGTATGGGTTTGCTGGCGCTCGAATAACGCCAATACCGGGCTGGGGATGCAAACCTGGGTAGACGGCGTTTTACTGCCCCGCACCTTCTCCTTCGGCGATTATAATTATGGTAAAACATTGACAGAAGACCAGGTAAGAGCACAGGGCTGGAAGCGGTATTACGTAGGCGCCAGCACCGCAGATCATATGGCCTCCAAACTGTTAGGTACGGTGGAGATACTAACCACAGGCCGGCATAAAATAAGATTTGTTACCACGGAGGTGTCACCGAAAACATCGGCAAGCTGGCTGGATATGATCCATTTTATTCCGGAAACCCAGGACCAGTATTCGCCCAAGTTCGCCACCGATGGCTCCTTGGTGTATTAA
- a CDS encoding RagB/SusD family nutrient uptake outer membrane protein: MNTLRKIHLAFFTLLLVTGATSCKKWLTLKPSDGIVGDTFWQTKEQLASAVNGIYASLIGNPPGITDRSMAEYLFMWGELRGDMVIPSNGATNYDIDIYNVNLQSTNTIVNWRGIYRTINYCNTVIKLAPGVLTKDKTLTQEQLGSYLSEAYTIRALMYFYLVRSFGDVPLKLNATTSDDQLEQLPKSKQAEVLDQIVNDLKTAEMTAVFTYGNTASDKGRVTKYTIYSLMADVYLWMDKYNDCITACDNVINSGRFGLITNRNFFYQIYDLGNSNESIFEFQYSKEALNPFYPMFTTTKRRYQASDAVMETIYTIDYVNPDSIDYRADGASVISSSNLISKFLFDATADASYNHWIVYRYADILLMKAEALNQLGRGPEALKLLYDVRRRSHAQPATDPAPDPNSVDQVTDFIVAERAREFSFEGKRWYDVLRNAKRNNYARLDIILDMVRTAVPPERQQSALNKYRDHNSHYFPVYFYELSTDKNLEQNPFYQ, translated from the coding sequence ATGAACACGCTTAGGAAAATACATCTCGCTTTCTTTACGCTGCTGCTGGTTACGGGCGCCACTTCCTGCAAAAAATGGCTCACCCTTAAACCGAGTGACGGCATTGTAGGCGATACCTTCTGGCAAACCAAGGAACAACTGGCGTCGGCAGTGAACGGCATTTATGCCTCCCTCATTGGCAATCCGCCCGGGATCACAGACCGCAGCATGGCCGAATACCTGTTTATGTGGGGCGAACTGCGGGGCGATATGGTAATCCCGTCAAACGGCGCCACCAATTATGATATAGATATCTATAACGTAAACCTGCAATCGACCAACACCATCGTAAACTGGCGCGGCATTTACCGGACCATCAACTATTGCAACACAGTGATAAAACTGGCGCCCGGGGTGCTCACAAAAGATAAAACCCTTACCCAGGAGCAACTGGGCTCGTACCTGTCCGAAGCGTATACCATCCGCGCCCTGATGTATTTTTACCTGGTGCGCAGTTTTGGCGATGTGCCCTTGAAACTGAACGCCACCACCAGCGACGACCAGCTGGAACAATTGCCCAAGAGCAAACAGGCCGAAGTGTTGGACCAGATCGTGAACGACCTGAAGACAGCGGAAATGACCGCGGTTTTCACCTATGGCAACACCGCTTCCGACAAAGGCCGGGTTACAAAATATACCATTTACTCCCTGATGGCAGATGTATACCTGTGGATGGATAAATACAATGATTGTATCACTGCCTGCGACAATGTGATCAACTCCGGCCGGTTCGGGCTTATCACCAACCGGAATTTTTTCTACCAGATCTATGACCTCGGTAATTCCAACGAATCCATCTTCGAGTTCCAGTATAGCAAAGAAGCGCTGAACCCCTTCTATCCCATGTTCACTACCACCAAAAGAAGGTACCAGGCTTCCGACGCCGTGATGGAAACTATTTATACCATCGACTACGTAAACCCCGACAGTATAGATTACCGGGCCGATGGCGCCTCGGTGATCAGCAGCAGTAACCTCATCTCAAAATTCCTCTTCGATGCAACTGCCGACGCCTCCTATAATCACTGGATCGTTTACCGGTATGCCGACATCCTGCTGATGAAAGCGGAAGCGCTCAACCAGTTGGGCCGGGGCCCTGAAGCCTTAAAACTATTATACGATGTAAGACGCCGCAGCCATGCCCAGCCCGCAACCGACCCGGCGCCCGACCCCAACAGCGTTGACCAGGTAACTGATTTTATTGTGGCAGAAAGGGCCCGGGAGTTTTCGTTTGAAGGTAAACGCTGGTACGACGTATTGCGGAATGCCAAAAGAAATAATTACGCCCGGCTGGATATCATCCTGGATATGGTAAGAACCGCCGTGCCGCCCGAACGGCAGCAATCGGCGCTGAACAAGTACCGGGACCATAACAGCCATTACTTCCCGGTTTACTTCTATGAGCTGAGTACCGACAAAAACCTTGAACAAAACCCCTTTTACCAATAA